From Echeneis naucrates chromosome 7, fEcheNa1.1, whole genome shotgun sequence, one genomic window encodes:
- the ren gene encoding renin, protein MILLTNYWMCVVALSLTVTTSHALRRIALKKMPSIRETLRDMGVSAEQVLTELTQRSIADSNNGTVPTPLTNYLDTQYFGEISIGSPAQMFNVVFDTGSANLWVPSQSCSPFSTACFTHNRYDASKSWTYVENGTGFSIQYASGNVRGFLSEDVVVVGGIPVVQVFAEASSLSALPFIFAKFDGVLGMGYPNVAIDGITPVFDRIMSQHVLREEVFSVYYSRDPKHSPGGELVLGGTDPNYYTGNFNYMDTREVGKWEVTMKGVSVGTEMMFCAEGCTAVIDTGSSYITGPASCVSALMKTIGAQLDESGYKVDCDSVKMLPSVTFHLGGQEYSLTHEDYILWQSQIEGDVCIVTFRGLDVPPPTGPIWILGANFIARYYTEFDRRNNRIGFATAV, encoded by the exons ATGATACTACTGACTAATTACTGGATGTGTGTAGTTGCGCTATCACTGACAGTGACCACGAGCCATGCTTTGAGAAG AATCGCCCTGAAGAAAATGCCGTCCATCAGAGAGACACTCCGGGACATGGGTGTTTCTGCAGAGCAAGTGTTAACTGAGCTGACCCAGAGGAGCATAGCTGACAGCAACAATGGGACTGTTCCCACACCTTTGACCAACTACTTGGAT ACTCAGTACTTTGGGGAAATCAGCATCGGCTCTCCTGCCCAGATGTTCAATGTTGTGTTTGACACAGGCTCAGCCAACCTGTGGGTGCCCTCGCAAAGCTGCTCACCTTTCTCAACTGCCTGCT TTACTCATAACAGGTATGATGCTTCAAAATCTTGGACTTACGTCGAGAATGGAACAGGATTTTCCATCCAGTACGCCTCCGGCAATGTTCGGGGGTTCCTGAGTGAGGATGTGGTCGTG gTGGGTGGTATACCTGTGGTGCAAGTGTTTGCAGAAGCCTCCTCTCTATCTGCCTTGCCGTTCATCTTCGCCAAGTTTGATGGAGTCCTGGGAATGGGTTACCCCAACGTGGCCATCGATGGCATCACTCCAGTGTTTGACCGCATCATGTCTCAGCACGTCCTCAGGGAAGAGGTGTTTTCTGTCTACTACAGCAG agACCCAAAACACTCCCCAGGGGGAGAGCTGGTCCTCGGTGGCACAGACCCAAACTACTACACTGGAAACTTTAACTATATGGACACCAGGGAGGTGGGGAAATGGGAAGTTACCATGAAGGG AGTTTCTGTGGGAACGGAGATGATGTTTTGTGCAGAGGGCTGCACAGCTGTGATTGACACAGGCTCTTCCTACATCACCGGCCCCGCCTCCTGTGTGTCTGCGCTGATGAAAACCATCGGAGCACAGCTGGATGAAAGTGGG tACAAAGTCGACTGTGACAGTGTGAAGATGTTGCCCAGTGTCACGTTCCACCTGGGTGGCCAGGAGTACTCACTTACTCACGAGGATTACATTTTGTGG CAATCACAGATCGAAGGGGACGTCTGCATTGTCACTTTTAGGGGTTTGGATGTGCCGCCACCTACAGGTCCCATCTGGATTCTGGGGGCCAACTTCATTGCCCGCTACTACACAGAGTTTGACCGCCGCAATAATCGCATAGGCTTTGCTACTGCAGTCTGA
- the csf1b gene encoding macrophage colony-stimulating factor 1b: MTILVSTLIQSKAKLQVKCLCVLMFLSFPLNMAEIPGPCRHSITREHLLTVRHLMDNQLRNGCSITYTFIERRTLSKCCFVKAALPWILELLTTHFRYNRGSVNDDYVQSLRALILNIYSQKCVPQINEEVEDKPESFEIVYTGSPTEALQSASEVLTVYWELVTASDTPVDWRCQHEYTEIFDCSTEPPSVPPSESATESESSAESSTESSTESSTESFTHFTDSYGRKSAKASQRRPVRDDFKLVFIITSICGGLLFILTTYCLIIQKKTLNTHRSRFHTNTSGDSPDVEMEPH; this comes from the exons ATGACCATCCTTGTGTCAACCCTGATTCAGAGCAAAGCCAAG TTGCAGgtaaagtgtctgtgtgtgcttatgtTCCTGAGCTTCCCTCTGAACATGGCCGAGATCCCTGGGCCGTGCCGACACTCCATTACCAGGGAGCACCTGCTCACAGTCAGACATCTG ATGGATAACCAGTTGAGAAACGGGTGCTCGATAACCTACACGTTCATAGAACGGAGAACTCTG AGCAAATGCTGCTTTGTAAAAGCTGCTTTACCCTGGATCCTGGAGCTCCTCACCACTCACTTCAGATATAACCGCGGCTCAGTAAATGATGACTATGTTCAGTCCCTGAGAGCGCTCATCCTCAACATATATTCTCAGAAATGTGTGCCGCAGATTAATGAGGAGGTCGAG GACAAGCCAGAGAGTTTTGAAATTGTCTACACGGGGTCGCCTACGGAGGCGCTGCAGAGCGCCTCGGAGGTGTTGACCGTTTACTGGGAGCTGGTCACCGCCAGCGACACACCGGTAGACTGGAGATGTCAGCATGaatacacagaaatatttgactGCTCCACAGAGCCACCCTCTGTGCCACCCTCAGAGTCAGccacagagtcagagtcatCCGCAGAGTCATCCACAGAGTCATCCACAGAGTCATCCACAGAGTcattcacacatttcacag ACAGTTATGGTAGAAAGTCAGCGAAAGCCTCACAGAGAAGACCAGTCAGAGACGACTTCAAGCTCGTCTTCATCATTACCTCCATTTGCGGAGGATTGTTGTTCATACTTACTACCTACTGTCTCATCATACAAAAG aaaactctCAACACTCACAGATCAcgatttcacacaaacacaag CGGAGACTCTCCAGACGTAGAGATGGAGCCGCATTAA
- the fmodb gene encoding fibromodulin → MRTLLFLLTVQLMDMSLSYRHSQFQWLSRLRGRRWQASWQAEEVDCPLECDCPSNFPTAMYCHSRNLQHIPFVPSHIKYVYLQRNWITGIQDGVFDNATSLVWVVLFHNQLNSDKIGKNVFSKLKNLDRLLLDHNELTHVPANLPKSITDLRLDHNKISKVLPSSFEGMVNLTTLHLQGNEIEDVGGVFEGLKSLTTLDMRKNKLRKIPGNLPELLQQLYLGFNSIESVPAGFFTKYPQLQFVRLAHNKVTDKGLPSNVFNVSTLVELDLSFNKLEKIPVVSKNLEYLYLQANKIKEFSLRSFCGTNDMTDFSKLSVLRLDANQISAGDIPAEAAYCLRRVAFIDV, encoded by the exons ATGCGGACGCTGTTGTTCCTCCTCACTGTGCAATTAATGGATATGAGCCTCAGCTATCGTCACAGCCAGTTTCAATGGCTGTCACGCCTGCGTGGTCGGCGCTGGCAGGCCAGCTGGCAGGCTGAAGAAGTGGACTGTCCCCTGGAGTGTGACTGCCCCTCAAACTTCCCTACAGCAATGTACTGTCACAGCCGCAATCTTCAGCACATTCCCTTTGTCCCCTCGCATATAAAGTATGTCTACCTGCAGCGTAACTGGATCACTGGCATCCAGGACGGGGTGTTTGACAATGCAACCAGCTTGGTCTGGGTGGTGTTGTTTCATAACCAGCTCAACTCAGACAAGATTGGCAAGAACGTCTTCAGCAAACTGAAAAACCTGGACCGGCTGCTCTTGGATCACAATGAGCTTACCCATGTGCCTGCGAACTTACCCAAGTCAATCACAGACCTGCGACTTGACCACAACAAGATCTCCAAAGTGCTCCCCAGCTCCTTCGAAGGGATGGTTAACCTCACTACCCTTCATCTCCAAGGGAACGAGATTGAGGATGTTGGAGGTGTGTTCGAGGGCTTGAAGTCTCTGACCACGCTGGATATGAGGAAGAACAAGCTGAGGAAGATCCCTGGCAACCTCCCTgagcttctgcagcagctctacCTGGGGTTTAACAGCATTGAGAGTGTGCCAGCAGGCTTTTTCACCAAGTATCCTCAACTGCAGTTTGTTCGTTTGGCTCATAACAAAGTCACGGATAAAGGACTTCCATCTAATGTGTTCAATGTCAGCACGCTGGTTGAGCTTGACCTGTCCTTTAATAAACTGGAAAAGATCCCAGTTGTCAGTAAGAACCTGGAGTACCTTTACTTGCAAGCCAATAAAATCAAAG AATTTTCCCTGAGAAGCTTCTGCGGTACAAACGACATGACGGACTTCTCCAAGCTCAGCGTGCTGCGTCTCGACGCCAATCAGATCAGTGCCGGAGACATTCCTGCTGAGGCTGCCTACTGTTTGCGTCGTGTTGCCTTTATTGATGTGTAG